AATGTATAGAATTACTTAAAGTTCGGTCTTTTCACTTTCTTTAACGTAAAAATAGTCGCCTTTCTTTTCCATTAAGGTGTCAACGAAGGCAGGTGCGTGCTCTCCATTGTCACTATTGTAAAGGATAATGCCGTTGCCTAAGgcgttcttcttctcattCCTTTTGTAGAAGTAAAGAACCACAAACGTCCATGCTCCGTAAACTGCAGAGAAAATCAAACTAACTGTGTAACCTGTTTTGAATCTTGGCTGTTCAACAGTTTTCCAAGCGAGTGTAGGAATCCAAGCATATGTTGACTGAGAAAAACTGTAGATTGCAATCCAAGTCACCGCTTTAATTTGAGGATCAAGTCTCAAAAAGTCGTTGATGAAGGACCACAGACAGGGCGATGCAGCTACCGAGAAGTAGGTgatcaaaaatgcaaaCCACTTAGCGGATGCAGAAACGTCCCATTTTACAAGAATTGCGCACGAAACGCAGTTCATAATCTGTGACATTACCATGAAAACCCACTTACAGCGGAACAAGTCTGCACCCCACGCGCaaatgaaaacgaaaacaaaaccaagGCAGGCAGGAAGCACAGAGTAATTATTGACTTGAACAATAGAGTAGTTGTGATCGTTTTTCAGCCAGAACAGGAAACTTCCGCTAAAAGCTGTCATGTTATTCCAGGAGCAGGTATCAAAAACGACTAGAACCCAGAAAGTTGAAGTGCCAAATACCTTTTTCCAAAGtttccaagaaaagagcGAAAGAAGTTTATCCTTGTCGACATTGTCATTGATTTGGTTTCTTCTGTTCCTTGCTCTTGCAACCCTGATCTCTTCGTcagtcaaaaacaaagagtAGCACTTCGATGGGACGCCAGGAATAACGAAAAAACCGATGATAGCACATGGGATCGAAATGGCCACAGCAtctatcaaaaacatcCATCTCCATCCTGCAAGCCCGTGAACACCATTCAGAGTCTTGTATGTACTAGCTTGTAGCAAACCTGAGGTAACACCCCCTAGAAGCTGACCGCAGAAGAATAAACAAACTCTAGAGCTGATCTCGTCTGGCGCATACCAGGAACCTAAAACATACTGAGACACCGGATAGTAGGCAGAACCAAAAGCGCTGACCATGAATCTGTAAGCTCTCAACTCTGGCAGCGACTGAGCTCTGTAGCACGCAAGTGTGAAAAACGACCACCCCAGGTCCATCACAGGTAAGATTAAATGAGCTGGAAATCTGGGCAACAAGTACATGAAGGGCAACTGTAGGACAATAGCGCCAACGTTTGAAATAGCTGTCGTGTTGATGTAATCGTTCTTGGTCATTTTGAGATCACCTTGCATTCCTGAAACGTACGCGTTACTGTAGTTGTTAGTGTCAAGGGACTTGCACCAGCATAGCATGAGGAAATAAAAGCCGATCATGAAATCGAGCTTGTATAAAAGCCGCCGCtctgcttttgaatgtgTTGTGTGGTTGGGATAAAGGAATGAGTACCAGCTGCGCGATGTCTTATACTCAGAGTTGGCACGGTACTCGAACTCGTCAAAGTACTTCCACCATTTGCGGCCCTTCTCATCGCGCAGCTCGTAAGGAATTCCTGCCTTTAGCGACTGTGACTGTTGAGCTGGCTGAGGTTCGCTTTCGTGTGCCTCAATATTGACTTCGTCGTTCTTTAACTCATGAGGGATACTCTGTTCGCCATCGAGGGAGCTCGAAGACGAGACGTCGCTCTGAACATCTTCTGGTAAGATCCTGAGATGAGGGAGAAGCCAGTTTAGTGAGGACATGGCTCCAAGTTCGAGAAGTTGTGCTGAATGGTTGATTGAGGCGTGTCTCGTTGATGCACCCGAGCAAACTTAGGCCTTGTTTTATATGCTCTTTGAGAGTGTATGTCGCCCAGctttcaatctcttctctttgataaaTGTTCTGCGCGTCCGATAATCACCTTGAGTCATCTTAAGATGACTATCAAAAAAAGTTAAAAGACAATGGAAGAGCACcgcttttgatcaaaagcgACACTGATGTCATGGGATTTTGTTGGAAATCACACCCCGACCAAGTGCTTGTGGCCAGTGTCTCCATGAGCTACGTCTCCAGTGGGGTTCGGCCAGCTCAAGTCACGCTAGAGTTATCATGAGCGTGGGAGTCATCATCATGAATCCTTGGCTGTGCCTACTTGTTAGCTGGTGCACGCTCGTTGCAGCCTTTTCGTTTTGCGTAGCATGTGCGACATAGTGCTTCCATATGACCTTGCACATTCCTTGCTGTGTAGCGTTTTCTTGAGGACGCACCTTCAGTGAACACGCGGGCTTTGATCTGACAAGCAGTAATTCAACTTTCAAGCCTCACAAGAACGCATTTTAGAGGGAGGTGAGAAGGCTATCAGTGTAAATGCGTGATCAAATTATGTGTGATTGCGTGTTCAAGAACGCGATCGGTTCACGCCTCAAAGTACGCGCATGATCTGTAACACCGCAAATGTGTAGTGTTATTTGCCGAGCGCTGTTCCAAGCATCGAAAAAATCGTGCGTGCAGTGCTTGGCGTACATGAAGAAACACTACGTGTTTTGAGTGCGCCGCatgttttgttttggcAAACTGAACGAAGTCTACACATTCAGCTAGCCGCTCGGTACAACATGACTACCGGCTGATTCAGGTCACATGAATCAGCCCTCTatgctctttttcatgatATCATGATATCATGTGTGACGGAAACGCTGGAGCCCTTTCTTTCATTATAAAAAGctatgaaaaattttcaagctctgctCATCATCGTAACCTTTCTATTATACCAATAGATCCATCAACTAAAAGAACAGAGTATGTGCCATATGTGGCCTGCTGCTGGTCCGCCATGCTTTTACAGGTTTTGGCGTGGCAAGCAGTGGTCGAACTCGGAGAAGACTTGAGGCATCTTTTTCGCAATCATGGGTCTACACGGTGTGGACACATTGTGTTCTGTTGCCCCTTCcatgttttgtttttggcgcaCTTCGTTTTGCTATGTGAGCCCCCGTCAGATGTAAGAATCGAGCTAGTGTGTTTTCCAAGTACTCTGCGACTGAGGAAAGAATACTAGTTGCGAGGTTCCGAAGAACACGCACTACTATGGGAAAGCACATCTCGACACCTTTTGCATCTAAGTTCTGGACAGAACCTCCCAGGGTTTTGTCTAGAAGCGCGTCGTGACTCCAACTGTGTTTTTGGATACTCATGATGCTTCTTCGTGTAGCTAACTTCCTCACCAGCGGTTTCCGTCTTGCGATGGGGCTCAGTGATGAAGGTGGTGATCTCCAAGTACTAACAATATTGTAGCAAAATGGCCAGAGCTTCCGTCCTAGCTGATGCATTGAACTCTATCAACAACGCCGAGAAAACCGGCAAGCGCCAGGTTCTGATTAGACCCTCCTCTAAGGTCATCATCAAGTACTTGCAAGTTATGCAAAAGCACGGTatgttttcttgagcaacagGTGTGattttttgatatattcCGCATGTGTGAAAAACCTTGATCCGGACTGATAACTAGATGGCTTGCTCGGGCAGTTTTAACTGTGCAATCTCAGTCCCATACTGTCTTTTAAGTGTCCGGGAAATTAAAGATATGAAAATGCTTCTTACACGACGTCGAACGCAACACCCACGTTCCCCGTCGTTTACTTTTTCTCGACATCTTCATAAGTGCGGAATCATTCGAATTCTAATCATTAGCGAgggctttcaaaattgcaaaCTTGATTACTAACGCATTCACACAGGCTACATTGGAGAATTTGAATACATTGACGACCACAGATCTGGCAAGATCGTCGTTCAATTGAACGGTAGATTGAACAAGTGCGGTGTTATCTCCCCTAGATTCAACGTTAAGTTCAACGACATTGAGAAATGGACCGAGAACTTGCTACCTGCCAGACAGTTCGGTTACATCATCTTGACTACTTCTGCTGGTATCATGGACCATGAAGAGGCCAGAAGAAAGCACGTCGCTGGTAAGATCTTGGGTTTCGTGTACTAAGCGAACCCGTTTCTGTAGAACTACATACCAACTGCATATTAGATTAAATTCGAGGACATTACCAGGTTGAACGCCAAAGCCTCTCCCTGGCTGGCGACGGGGCAAACTAAACGTTTAGCCCTCGTGCCCTAGGACTCCATACTTCTCTAAGTAGAACATCCAAATTACACAATTCACACAGTTCAGAGGCGATTTCCGTGAattctttccttccatAGCGGTTATAGTTAGACGCTAGCGCACCTCAGCACAATGACAGACAGCATTCAAATCTTGGAACCCACCGCAGACACTTTTTAAAAAGAGGGCGTAGGACCCGCATTGAAGACAATCTATGGTTTGTGGCTTGATGGTACTTTGTCACCGCTTTTGCTGTGTCCTAAAAGATTGTGCAGATGAGATCCCGCAGTATGCGATGAAGAATCCTGAGCCTGCCTGGAATGAACCGGGGATTTCGCCCGATCTGGTATCTGGGCTCGAACGAAATGAGCCAGCCCTCCGTGTAAAGTTCCCTGTGATTTGCGAGAGGCTATATTGGCGGGCTCTGGGCTAGTAGGCCGCGAGTTTTCGGCAGAGTTCGGCGTAGAGCAAGGTTGCGAAAGAGGGTTAGAAACCTCATATGAAGGCGTTAACTCGCAAATCGGAAGCGCTGGttcatcttcaacatcGTCCACAACCTGCTCGTAAGATGGAACACGattcaagttttccagGGACAAACTTCGAATCTGGCTATCTAATGGTGCCCTTAAAGTGCATTTTGCCAAT
This is a stretch of genomic DNA from Lachancea thermotolerans CBS 6340 chromosome D complete sequence. It encodes these proteins:
- the VHT1 gene encoding Vht1p (similar to uniprot|P53241 Saccharomyces cerevisiae YGR065C VHT1 vitamin H transporter H -biotin symporter), translated to MSSLNWLLPHLRILPEDVQSDVSSSSSLDGEQSIPHELKNDEVNIEAHESEPQPAQQSQSLKAGIPYELRDEKGRKWWKYFDEFEYRANSEYKTSRSWYSFLYPNHTTHSKAERRLLYKLDFMIGFYFLMLCWCKSLDTNNYSNAYVSGMQGDLKMTKNDYINTTAISNVGAIVLQLPFMYLLPRFPAHLILPVMDLGWSFFTLACYRAQSLPELRAYRFMVSAFGSAYYPVSQYVLGSWYAPDEISSRVCLFFCGQLLGGVTSGLLQASTYKTLNGVHGLAGWRWMFLIDAVAISIPCAIIGFFVIPGVPSKCYSLFLTDEEIRVARARNRRNQINDNVDKDKLLSLFSWKLWKKVFGTSTFWVLVVFDTCSWNNMTAFSGSFLFWLKNDHNYSIVQVNNYSVLPACLGFVFVFICAWGADLFRCKWVFMVMSQIMNCVSCAILVKWDVSASAKWFAFLITYFSVAASPCLWSFINDFLRLDPQIKAVTWIAIYSFSQSTYAWIPTLAWKTVEQPRFKTGYTVSLIFSAVYGAWTFVVLYFYKRNEKKNALGNGIILYNSDNGEHAPAFVDTLMEKKGDYFYVKESEKTEL
- the RPS22B gene encoding 40S ribosomal protein uS8 (highly similar to uniprot|Q3E7Y3 Saccharomyces cerevisiae YLR367w RPS22B or uniprot|P0C0W1 Saccharomyces cerevisiae YJL190c RPS22A) is translated as MARASVLADALNSINNAEKTGKRQVLIRPSSKVIIKYLQVMQKHGYIGEFEYIDDHRSGKIVVQLNGRLNKCGVISPRFNVKFNDIEKWTENLLPARQFGYIILTTSAGIMDHEEARRKHVAGKILGFVY